One genomic region from Stackebrandtia nassauensis DSM 44728 encodes:
- a CDS encoding MFS transporter — MSTVTIAPTTTTTTPDANPRRWVGLAVLCASLLIVVMDLTILNVALPEIDAALRPSSVQLLWIVDVYGLAVAGFLVTASGLADRFGRRRMLLVGYAAFGTVPLIVLFADSAPWLIAARALLGLGGAFIMPSTMSMIRDLFADPKERAVALGLWGSMAAVGAGLGPIIGGILVQNFSWHAAFLINTPIMVLAIVFALWLLPESRGGAVPWDFLGIALSIIGMISLMYAIKTIGKHGITDPTALLTGTIALVSLIWFARRCLNRREPLLDLRLLRRRPLSAGLMCALISSVAMAAMMLLLAQWMQLVMEYTPIQTGIHLLPVAIVSGVISPLAPRIAQSIGTRTVMAGGLAVGGLGFAILYLGGDHLDYPLVALSQSLVGVSMATLAIGSAVIVASVPVERTGNAAAMEETSFELGNALGVAVLGSIAAVVFHNLMAATRLESLGLTGSAASTASDSIGGALSVASHTGNTALADHARAAFTESLGIVGLAGGVLMLLAAVAVWYLTPRGLTVEGGHH; from the coding sequence GTGTCCACGGTGACCATCGCCCCGACAACCACGACCACGACTCCCGACGCCAACCCGCGCCGCTGGGTCGGCCTGGCCGTCCTGTGCGCCAGCCTGCTCATCGTGGTCATGGACCTGACCATCCTCAACGTGGCCCTGCCTGAGATCGACGCCGCGCTGCGCCCCAGCTCCGTCCAACTACTGTGGATCGTCGACGTCTACGGCCTCGCCGTGGCCGGTTTCCTCGTCACCGCCTCCGGCCTGGCCGACCGCTTCGGCCGCCGCCGCATGCTCCTGGTCGGCTACGCCGCCTTCGGAACCGTCCCCCTCATCGTCCTGTTCGCCGACTCGGCACCCTGGCTGATCGCGGCCCGCGCCCTGCTCGGCCTCGGCGGCGCCTTCATCATGCCCTCCACCATGTCCATGATCCGCGACCTGTTCGCCGACCCCAAAGAGCGCGCGGTCGCCCTGGGTCTGTGGGGATCCATGGCCGCCGTCGGCGCGGGCCTCGGGCCCATCATCGGCGGCATCCTGGTCCAGAACTTCAGCTGGCACGCCGCCTTCCTCATCAACACCCCGATCATGGTGCTGGCGATCGTCTTCGCGCTGTGGCTGCTGCCCGAATCGCGCGGCGGCGCCGTCCCGTGGGACTTCCTGGGCATCGCGCTGTCCATCATCGGCATGATCTCGCTGATGTACGCGATCAAGACGATCGGCAAACACGGCATCACCGACCCCACCGCGCTGCTGACCGGCACGATCGCCCTCGTCTCGCTGATCTGGTTCGCCCGCCGCTGCCTCAACCGCCGCGAACCGCTGCTGGACCTGCGCCTGCTGCGCCGCCGTCCACTGTCGGCGGGCCTGATGTGCGCGCTGATCTCCAGCGTCGCGATGGCCGCGATGATGTTGTTGCTGGCGCAGTGGATGCAACTGGTCATGGAATACACGCCGATCCAGACCGGGATCCACCTGCTCCCGGTGGCCATAGTGTCCGGAGTGATCTCCCCGCTGGCACCCCGCATCGCCCAAAGCATCGGCACCCGCACGGTGATGGCCGGTGGCCTCGCCGTCGGCGGCCTGGGCTTCGCCATCCTCTACCTGGGCGGCGACCACCTCGACTACCCACTGGTCGCACTCTCGCAATCTCTTGTGGGCGTGAGCATGGCGACGCTGGCGATCGGCTCGGCGGTCATCGTCGCCTCGGTCCCCGTCGAACGCACCGGCAACGCGGCCGCGATGGAGGAGACCAGCTTCGAACTCGGCAACGCCCTCGGCGTCGCTGTCCTGGGCAGCATCGCCGCCGTCGTCTTCCACAACCTGATGGCGGCCACCCGCCTCGAATCGCTGGGCCTCACCGGCTCCGCGGCCTCCACCGCGAGCGACTCGATCGGCGGCGCCCTCTCGGTCGCCTCCCACACGGGCAACACCGCCTTGGCCGACCACGCCCGCGCGGCCTTCACCGAATCGCTCGGCATCGTCGGCCTGGCCGGAGGAGTACTCATGCTGCTGGCAGCCGTCGCCGTGTGGTACCTGACCCCGCGCGGCCTCACCGTCGAAGGCGGCCACCACTAA
- a CDS encoding TetR/AcrR family transcriptional regulator: protein MGRREIAVAALRLLNAKPTASMADIAAAAGVSRATLHRHFAGREELVRLLGELSIESWREALDNADIDTATASGDAAQLRSALEVLCGQLVRDAYEHGFALTEPSFETDDEMVAASEVQQNRELAFYAAAQKAGVVRDDMSATWIAHAVFGLLVGLREALRRGDIAVRDAERLLRETVFGGIAVH from the coding sequence ATGGGTCGTCGTGAAATCGCGGTAGCCGCCCTGCGGCTGCTCAACGCCAAACCCACGGCGTCCATGGCCGACATCGCCGCCGCCGCCGGAGTCAGCCGCGCCACCCTGCACCGCCACTTCGCCGGACGCGAGGAACTCGTCCGCCTGCTCGGTGAACTGAGCATCGAATCCTGGCGCGAGGCCCTGGACAACGCCGACATCGACACGGCCACCGCCAGCGGCGACGCCGCCCAACTGCGCTCCGCCCTGGAAGTCCTGTGCGGCCAACTGGTGCGCGACGCCTACGAACACGGCTTCGCCCTCACCGAACCCTCCTTCGAGACCGACGACGAGATGGTCGCCGCCAGCGAGGTCCAGCAGAACCGCGAACTGGCCTTCTACGCCGCCGCCCAGAAAGCGGGCGTGGTGCGCGACGACATGTCGGCCACCTGGATCGCCCACGCCGTGTTCGGCCTCCTGGTCGGCCTGCGCGAAGCCCTGCGCCGCGGCGACATCGCCGTGCGCGACGCCGAACGACTGCTGCGCGAGACCGTCTTCGGCGGCATCGCCGTCCACTGA